A single window of Pieris rapae chromosome 4, ilPieRapa1.1, whole genome shotgun sequence DNA harbors:
- the LOC110994529 gene encoding uncharacterized protein LOC110994529 encodes MTEETLDIEQQLDKLLTDIEPNLQDVIKRSFTNVAIQQTKNGEQIKTDALEDTSYFAKNTQVTLSRLELVKSPTFHMQSVSLDLKSMSLSLKCSLGEVNVRGLYSAFNENLYNLIPVMSEGHLVISLSNMIADVKVGLVLVDDAFSFINPAIEFIHDEVLVKLSWPSPQRNGGYEFTTTEQLAKHIDDLPLTAAISLPLFALLRQKLQRHLEKVLYQATSVSDVVGCNPSMLEAYSAMVDKLSESGNRVIDMILINMRRTLLQTCTEILELPPLHATFLHKIGSVSFVGKFETELGWVKNLASINRVNDVTVTRPDPGRTCFHVTLKIKDLQIGYDDYRVKALGVGSTGRVVSSFSDNSIHMALCVGLARWEPYAQLDDLRMHHCGGMDMHITGLGPLSGELNSVRGWIRGAVRAHAQPAIDAQLQHELRTALTELPLTELIREAQT; translated from the exons ATGACTGAAGAAACCCTGGATATCGAGCAGCAACTCGACAAATTGTTGACTGATATCGAACCAAATTTACAAGATGTTATCAAGAGG AGTTTTACCAATGTTGCaatacaacaaacaaaaaatggtGAACAAATCAAAACAGATGCTCTGGAAGATACTTCATACTTTGCTAAAAACACTCAGGT GACATTATCTCGATTAGAGCTAGTCAAATCTCCAACATTCCACATGCAATCAGTATCCCTAGATCTCAAGTCAATGTCTCTATCATTAAAATGCTCATTAGGGGAAGTAAATGTAAGAGGGCTCTACAGTGCTTTTAATGAAAACCTATACAACCTTATTCCTGTTATGTCAGAAGGTCATCTTgt AATATCATTATCAAACATGATTGCAGATGTAAAGGTGGGCTTAGTACTAGTAGATGAcgcattttcatttattaaccCCGCTATAGAATTTATTCACGACGAAGTTCTTGTAAAG TTGTCATGGCCATCACCACAAAGAAATGGAGGATATGAATTCACAACCACAGAACAACTGGCAAAACATATAG atgaTTTACCGCTGACAGCTGCAATATCTCTGCCGTTATTCGCCCTCCTGAGACAGAAATTGCAGCGACACCTGGAGAAAGTGCTTTACCAAGCTACCAGCGTATCAGACGTAGTGGGGTGTAATCCTAGTATGTTGGAAgcatatag CGCAATGGTGGATAAATTGAGTGAGAGTGGAAATCGAGTGATCGATatgattttgataaatatgcGACGTACCCTCCTTCAGACATGTACTGAAATTTTGGAACTACCCCCACTTCATGCTACCTTTTTACATAAG ATAGGTTCAGTATCGTTTGTTGGTAAATTTGAAACGGAATTAGGTTGGGTGAAGAATTTAGCGAGTATAAATCGGGTAAATGATGTCACAGTGACACGCCCAGATCCTGGGAGAACGTGCTTCCACGTCACCCTCAAAATCAAGGATTTGcag ATTGGTTACGACGACTATCGGGTGAAGGCTTTGGGGGTAGGTAGCACGGGTCGAGTGGTTTCTTCGTTCAGCGATAACTCCATACACATGGCATTATGCGTGGGCCTGGCTCGCTGGGAGCCCTATGCACAGCTGGATGACCTGCGAATGCATCATTGCGG GGGAATGGACATGCACATAACTGGCCTGGGTCCGCTAAGTGGAGAGTTGAATTCGGTTCGGGGATGGATACGCGGCGCTGTCCGTGCGCACGCGCAGCCCGCTATTGACGCACAATTGCAACACGAATTGCGTACAGCACTCACTGAGTTACCGCTCACTGAATTAATAAGAGAGGCTCAGACATAG
- the LOC110994547 gene encoding uncharacterized protein LOC110994547, translating to MDDIIMVYHVNDSKPAARLEKHNIDGFLDRLKSDLNQWLKDYFNDYLLYFGLAGREMNAQFQRYDNEKAQALNEFMDNAINVIIRKLHQVKAGSVKLPNFTIYAFNGMQLDLRNGVMRGLDSLYRRSVATGVKEKNIRKIDALVTFSNLKVTYGYTASLNTGSPPLTGTLTLSVDELVARLSMSMVNNPESVDLTFEFVEPARTESLTVEGPANRMMSQFNFLLERHIIAIMSNTLIHNIKMLSTLSRCVPILVPFNEGDEAVSIESPEVQKGSNDDTNSKDNESKEFEDNAGNNTDPKINPSKNKNLTADYVLWKQDSVELEFPPKNGSQKKQKINSDLSQDGLTVVYKEIQKLLRDQAKAPKPLPQTK from the exons ATGGACGACATCATTATGGTG taCCATGTCAATGATTCCAAACCAGCCGCACGTCtggaaaaacataatatag atgGTTTTCTGGATAGATTAAAGTCTGACCTAAATCAATGGCttaaagattactttaatgaCTACCTCCTGTATTTTGGATTAGCCGGCAGGGAGATGAATGCTCAATTTCA GAGATATGACAACGAAAAGGCCCAGGCTTTGAACGAATTTATGGACAACGCTATAAATGTCATTATACGAAAACTGCACCAGGTCAAGGCTGGGTCGGTGAAACTGCCGAACTTTACAATTTACGCTTTCAACGGAATG CAACTTGATCTAAGAAACGGCGTAATGCGAGGACTGGATAGCCTGTATCGACGCTCAGTAGCTACTGgtgtaaaggaaaaaaatatccgTAAAATTGATGCGCTGGTGACTTTTAGTAACTTGAAG gtAACTTATGGCTATACTGCTTCGTTAAATACGGGGTCACCACCCCTAACGGGTACCCTCACGTTATCAGTCGATGAACTGGTAGCAAGACTCTCCATGTCTATGGTTAATAACCCAGAGTCCGTGGATCtaacatttgaatttgttGAGCCAGCTAG aactgaATCATTGACGGTGGAAGGCCCCGCAAATAGAATGATGTCACAGTTTAATTTCTTACTAGAAAGACACATTATAGCAATTATGAGCAATACTCTGATTCATAATATCAAAATGCTCAGTACATTGTCCCGATGcg TTCCAATTTTGGTTCCATTCAACGAAGGCGACGAAGCAGTTTCTATAGAATCCCCTGAAGTTCAGAAAGGAAGCAATGATGATACAAATAGTAAGGATAATGAAAGCAAAGAATTTGAGGATAACGCAGGCAACAACACTGACCCAAAAATTAATCccagtaaaaacaaaaatttaactgCGGATTATGTTCTTTGGAAACAAGATAGCGTAGAACTAGAATTCCCACCAAAAAATGGTTcacaaaagaaacaaaaaat aaacagTGACCTTAGTCAAGATggcttaacagtagtgtataaAGAAATTCAAAAGTTGTTAAGGGATCAAGCGAAGGCCCCTAAACCGTTACCACAGACAAAGTAG